From the Bacteroidia bacterium genome, one window contains:
- a CDS encoding phage tail tape measure protein codes for MSDTVTLRLRVSPDDVKAMEERIKRAGGKPIDVPVRAPGLPEVERQAKFAEGSVGSLKAKIRELNAEIEHLADNDAIAKKQDEIRGLEGRVSSLLSKSAASGAASTAAGAAGAAGGIGGLLNGGLAGGALLKLGGIGAAVGGVAALTAALKDGAAKAIELDTEVRNIGSLGVANFERFREISREMSTRLPQTAAEIAKGTYQAISAGVDPMKAGAFVETAAQAGIAGLSSTETAVNALSSVVNAYRLNADQARLVSDQMFTAVKNGKKTFEEINAAIANVVPVAASAGVGFDQVSAGIATMTKQGIPTAQASTQMRQAIVELLKPGKELEEIMTKAGIANGAAALKTLGLQGTLQKLQVAADASGKTMTQVFSSVEAGSAALALTGENAAMAAADLDAMNNAAGAMGKAYEVNARSAANQLKLLNNNVDAVKMAVVETFGPAANWVLENFTGGLQKINEALLSTEALMRRTEQRGAEAFADQAQRQRLQDRAQAVKMLGLENDAALDNVKITADMVRGLEAAKGATDEQIKSTVEYWKALQNVAAAPPPATDTTSAGAGKKSSGVNEALQLALENLRREEELALLRAKYAKAGEEDILATRVQYLQLQLGEQIKHKDKALSIAKTRSDIEKAQLEIGLIAMNRAVAGSIEDLEKRLRDVGARLSKVDPRSPHFAAAVLETRQLSEQLDELRKKASDPLYQMLPGFGGLIDVDEKGFRERIAEGLKLDEKQKEETLNEYRALGGSLGQSVGSALGDALKGAKSPGDALRAIYRSILAEMLEFIIRKAVITQVAVALEELATKGLAGLITAGIAMGVIQGGLQAAKGAISGYEHGGVIVGESGPEIIAPARDFSSFADRIVETAVQTFTRALMVLEEADRRQRQDTISVGVRAEPVEFVQRGSDLHAVVLLQEFRQSRSTLGGP; via the coding sequence ATGAGCGACACTGTAACATTGCGATTGCGCGTAAGCCCCGACGACGTCAAGGCGATGGAGGAGCGCATCAAACGCGCCGGCGGCAAGCCGATCGACGTTCCGGTGCGCGCTCCGGGATTGCCGGAGGTGGAACGCCAGGCGAAGTTCGCCGAAGGCTCGGTCGGTTCGCTCAAGGCGAAGATCCGGGAGCTGAACGCGGAGATCGAGCACCTCGCCGATAACGATGCGATCGCAAAAAAGCAGGATGAGATACGCGGCCTGGAGGGGCGGGTGTCAAGCCTTCTGTCGAAGTCCGCGGCTTCCGGCGCCGCCTCCACCGCGGCGGGAGCCGCCGGCGCCGCCGGTGGTATCGGGGGGCTCCTCAACGGTGGATTGGCGGGCGGAGCGCTCCTCAAGCTCGGTGGTATCGGCGCGGCTGTTGGGGGCGTGGCGGCGCTCACGGCCGCACTCAAAGACGGCGCGGCGAAGGCCATCGAACTCGATACCGAGGTGCGCAACATCGGCTCGCTTGGCGTGGCGAACTTCGAGCGCTTCAGGGAGATCTCCCGCGAGATGAGCACGCGCCTGCCGCAGACGGCCGCCGAAATAGCGAAGGGTACGTATCAGGCGATCTCGGCCGGCGTCGATCCGATGAAGGCGGGAGCCTTCGTTGAAACGGCTGCGCAGGCTGGAATCGCGGGGCTCTCGAGCACCGAGACGGCCGTCAACGCGCTGAGTTCGGTGGTGAACGCGTACCGGCTCAACGCCGATCAGGCGCGCCTGGTCAGCGATCAGATGTTCACTGCCGTAAAGAATGGGAAAAAAACCTTCGAGGAAATCAACGCGGCCATCGCGAACGTGGTGCCGGTTGCGGCAAGCGCGGGAGTTGGATTCGACCAGGTGAGCGCCGGCATCGCGACGATGACCAAGCAGGGCATTCCCACGGCGCAGGCATCGACGCAGATGCGCCAGGCGATCGTTGAGCTTCTCAAGCCCGGCAAGGAACTCGAAGAGATCATGACCAAGGCGGGCATTGCAAACGGCGCCGCGGCTCTCAAAACACTCGGGCTGCAGGGCACACTCCAAAAACTACAGGTCGCCGCGGATGCATCGGGCAAAACCATGACGCAAGTGTTCAGCAGCGTCGAGGCGGGCTCGGCGGCGCTGGCGCTGACCGGCGAGAACGCGGCCATGGCCGCCGCCGATCTTGATGCGATGAACAATGCCGCCGGCGCAATGGGCAAAGCCTACGAAGTGAATGCCAGGAGCGCGGCCAATCAGCTCAAGCTGCTCAACAACAACGTAGACGCGGTGAAGATGGCGGTGGTGGAAACCTTCGGTCCCGCCGCGAATTGGGTGCTCGAAAACTTTACCGGTGGTCTGCAAAAGATCAACGAGGCGCTGCTGAGCACCGAAGCGCTGATGCGCCGAACCGAGCAGCGGGGCGCCGAGGCGTTCGCCGATCAGGCGCAGCGGCAGCGCTTGCAGGATCGAGCGCAGGCCGTGAAAATGCTGGGCCTCGAAAACGACGCCGCCCTGGACAATGTGAAGATAACGGCGGACATGGTGCGCGGGTTGGAGGCGGCAAAGGGCGCCACAGACGAACAAATCAAGAGCACCGTGGAATACTGGAAGGCTCTGCAAAACGTAGCAGCAGCCCCGCCACCCGCCACCGACACTACGAGTGCGGGGGCTGGAAAAAAGAGTAGCGGGGTGAACGAAGCGCTGCAACTGGCGCTGGAAAATTTGCGCAGGGAAGAGGAATTGGCGCTACTCCGCGCCAAGTATGCGAAAGCCGGCGAGGAGGATATTCTCGCCACTCGCGTGCAATACCTGCAGTTGCAGTTGGGCGAGCAGATCAAGCACAAGGATAAGGCGCTCTCGATCGCGAAGACGCGGAGCGACATAGAGAAGGCGCAGTTGGAGATCGGGCTCATCGCCATGAACCGGGCGGTCGCGGGATCGATAGAGGATTTGGAAAAGCGCTTACGCGACGTGGGAGCGCGCCTGTCGAAAGTGGACCCGCGCAGCCCGCACTTCGCCGCCGCCGTGCTTGAGACGCGTCAGCTCTCCGAGCAACTTGACGAGCTTCGGAAAAAAGCATCCGACCCGCTGTATCAGATGCTGCCTGGCTTTGGCGGATTGATCGACGTGGACGAAAAGGGATTCAGGGAGCGCATTGCCGAAGGGCTCAAATTGGATGAGAAACAGAAAGAGGAAACTCTCAACGAGTATCGCGCCCTTGGCGGATCTCTCGGGCAATCGGTAGGTTCGGCCCTCGGCGATGCGCTCAAAGGCGCCAAGTCTCCGGGGGACGCGTTGCGTGCCATATACAGGTCTATCCTCGCCGAGATGCTGGAATTTATCATACGCAAAGCCGTGATAACGCAAGTGGCTGTTGCGCTCGAGGAACTGGCGACGAAGGGACTCGCCGGACTGATCACAGCGGGGATCGCCATGGGCGTTATCCAGGGTGGCTTGCAGGCCGCAAAGGGCGCAATATCCGGTTACGAGCATGGAGGTGTAATCGTAGGAGAATCCGGTCCTGAAATTATCGCGCCCGCCCGGGACTTCTCGAGCTTTGCGGACCGCATCGTGGAGACTGCCGTGCAGACGTTTACACGCGCGCTGATGGTGCTCGAGGAGGCGGACAGGCGGCAGCGTCAGGACACGATCAGCGTGGGAGTGAGGGCCGAGCCGGTGGAGTTCGTGCAGCGCGGAAGCGATTTGCACGCGGTGGTGCTTTTGCAGGAATTCAGGCAGTCGCGCTCCACGTTGGGAGGTCCCTGA